The DNA segment ttttccttttggttgaaaaaataaataaaaactccTTTATTAGCTTTCAGTTTCaggaattatatatataattattaagaaaatcaaaaacATATTTGAAGTTGAGTGTTAATTATTAGAAATACTTTTATAGATAACATATAAttcatttaaaaacaaaaattattttccatAATTGATTCATgttgaaaaaatcaaattttgtagATGTGActaaaattactttttattttcatttgtttcaaaattgaaaatatatgtaaattttcaaaataaccCATGTTATTACAAACCAAGGCAGAAGAATTTATTAAATAAGGGCATAAGGCCAAATAATAACTAAGAttgctgaaattttttttttatgtgataTATCTGAAAAGATATTTAACTAATAACAAACTGATGATAATATATGTAGTATCTTATCTATCATACATTTATAGCTtgacataaaaagaaaaaattgaactCATCTCCTTAGGTTAAAAAGTAAATGCGTCACTTTCAGTTTTTACGAAATTTATTGAACAGAATATGTTGCGCAACATTTTTTGAAATaccatgaaattaaataatatatttggtttaatatttaaaatatttttcaatgtaactatattaaaagtaaaaaatatcttaaaatgatattaaataaaacatacatgtaaaaatagaaataattctAATCCGATACTTCAACAGTAATTTGAcaacataatattaaataaaacacatcatataaagatttttttaacacattttctttttaaaatttctgattttcttcattttttttgaagaaattttgaaacccttctaaaagtgacaaaatatgaaaagtataaattatgtacaaaaatatacaaactaaaCATTTTTTGTGTGAATAaatttttctaattgtaaaataaattgTCATCCTATTCTATGATTGATTATGTAGCAACATTGTTGCATTCAACATTAAATTGGATTGGCATACGTGGATATATGATTGGCATATTCCTTGCTTGATTAATATGCAAACAGACACATTATTTGTGGCCCCATGTCTTCAAATTATTGAAGTAAATTTGGCTAGATATGTAAGTAACTTAACTAGCTAATTTGGGTTAGTTCAGTGATTACTTTAACTGTCTcacttttttcatttaaatatcatatatttaaattttattttatatatacagcAGTTTATTAATcacaacaaatttttaaatacgaTGGATTGGACAACCCCCAATCTTAGGTACACAATACACACCCACACATACCTCATATacttaccaattttttttctcgGTTGCAGCTGGTAGGGCTCGAACCCGAGACCTTTGAGATGAGGAAGGGGCGGAATGCCGTGTGAGCTACGGCTCATTGGCAGAGATTTGTCCTTAATCAATCTAGTTGATAGAAACTTTAcgcaactgaaaaaaaaaaaaatctaagaaaCTTAACCCAAGCCCCAAAGGACAAAATGCCTTATCTATCCGGTTAGTTTCGGTCTCCAATTATAACTACATACATCATGAAATGTTAGCTTAGACACATCTCTAGCAACATGGGCTTAAGAAAATagtggaaaaaattaaaatcaagcACAGTGCATAACATCTAAAGATAAGTCTTGTTTCCTGATATGCCTAACAGATGAGACTTAAGGACTATCTTATAGACTTATACTACACAAACAAGCTCTTGTTTGCTTCGACTCCACGGAATGATCATCATTCATCCAAGCTTTTGAAAGTAAATAAGtaataatacaataaatttaattttaatctactattactataaaataattttacatgtaCATTCGTtacgaaataaaaataattgcattttatattaattgtatAAATGATCATCCAAAAATACTAATATGATTGAACCactatgtaaaatattttacatattgaaattaaattctaacataatatatcataaaaaagaGTGGTTCTTACAATGAACAAATAGCTCTTTGGTCAACTTCAATCTGTTGCACTGCATCACAACATGAATACTTTTATGAAACAACGAAAACGTATCACGTTGAAaaaacttaaaggaaaaagaaaagcaacaaAAGTTAGCCTAAATTATCAATTCACAGCATATCAAATACTTCattttaataacataaaaagaaaaaaacatatttGTAAATTCCAGAGTTCATTAATTCTAACAACCAAACATCTTACTTGTTTTAATTAGCCATTCATTTTCTAAATAGATACTGTTTCTAAGCTCTCTGGCATCcaaaattcatttcaaaatttcaaatactaGTCTCTCAGACCATGTTGAAAATCTCAATACTATTTTTCAAGAGATTTTCCAAATCTAACACagtgaaatgaaaaaaaactaaacaaaatctGAAAATTAGCCCGTTAGAGTGAGTGTTAGAAGGATGAGGAAGGAAGAAGCCTATCTTCCTCAAATCCTTGCTGGATCCTGAAACTCACCAGAATCTTTACCCGCCGGTGCTTTGTCCTTGCGTGGTGTCTGCCGAGAACACTTTGTCGTAATTTGTCGTGTCGGATTCTTGATTTTAGATCTTCAAAAGTGAGAAGATGAGTAAGATAGTAAAGTAAATGGTTAATCACCGTTGAATTGTAACTCCTATCATATATAAGTAGACTAAATTCTCATTTTGGTCTTGATATTCACGCGACTCATTTTGgttccaaaatttaaaattatctatacCGGTTTTCCTGATTTAAGTCTGGACACTAATGTGATCTGTGGACCCTTTCTGGCGATGATTAGACAAATGGAATGTTGATACTTTCCCTGCTACGCGAGATGAGGagtaaacgacgtcgtttactATTGGCACCCAAACAAGTTAAAAATGTCGTCGATTTGTATATGAAGCGAGAAAAAACGATGGAGACCCAAAATAaagtatttttcttcttctctacctccactatttttcatttctaacTTGTTTGGACGCTAAGGGTAAACGATATCGTTTACTCATCAAGATGCCATCTCAGCACTTCATTTGCTTAATCATTACTGAAAAGAGTCGAGGAATCATATTGGTGTCTGGACTTAAATCTGGAGGACTTAAATCTGGAGGACTGATATaggtaattttgaatttcagaGACCAAATTGAGTAATCGCATGAATCTCACAGGACCAAAATGAGAATTTACTCTATATAAGTCATGCTATCTTAATTTAAGAGTGAACCTTTCACTTTATTACTTTACTAACTCCCTCACTTTAGAGTAGTTTGATCCGGGTTCTTTTGCCTTGTGGGAAGCTCTGCTTCAGCGCCTGAAGCCCAAAGGTTGAAGTCGTAGATGGAGTTTTGGTTGTGTTCTACTTCAATTTTTCATTGAAGGTTGAACttgatttgaaaatagaaaagagagaCTGGGATGTGATTCAAATTAATCGAAAAAAGCAACTCGCTGGGCGTAATTCtggattgaaaatcaaattaatcttTAGTTTAACTCATTTGTACAACTATAATTAGTATTGGCTAATTCTTGGATATAAAATTTGATGGTTACTTGATTAGCAGTAGCAGCAACCCTTTACGgtccaaaataaatcaataacagTATATGCAAATTAACATCTCCCTTCATCTATAGGGAATTAAGGTAAACAAGACAAGCAAGtccttattttatataataacttGGTGTATGAGTAAAGTTgatcaatattttaatttcaagtttATTCCAACATAACCAAACTATATATATACTGTTCTTTAGAGGAATATACTTGTAGTAAACTAGGGTGCTATCATATATAATAGACATATTCTCCTATTTACATATAGACACACTCAATCTTCTTTCTAAGACTCAAAGAATGGGAAATTTTCTCATAAAATGTACTTCTAATGCAGGAAATCCCTTCAAGAAAAAGCactttcttcctcctcctcctgtTCCCATTCAAAAGAAATTCAACCTTCCAGCAGCAGTACCTGTTTGGCCACCAGGTATATATTCATCTTATATTAATAATCATTCTTGTCTATCCTATTGAAATATGTTTGGTTTAGGAGTGAAAAGAATTTTTAGCGCATGAGTTTTTTTCCTATGTAAAAGTACGTATCTATTGAATTTTCTgttcttattttactctttaGATTTTTTTACATGATCTTAGACTATATTTCTTGAACTTGGGACacttatattttattcaatattcGCACTTGCattgtatttgtattttatcATATGTCACATGCTATTGTTGAATTATTGTGCCACATGCAGGTAATGGTTTCTCAAATGGAAGCATTGATCTTGGTGGGTTGCAAGTGTCTCAAATAACAACTTTCAACAAAGTATGGGCATCCCAGGAAGGTGGAGCAGAGAACCAAGGTGCCACAATCTTTGAGCCCTCAGGAATTCCACAAGGCTTCTCCATGTTGGGTAGTTACAGCCAACCAAACAATAAGGCCTTGTTTGGATGGGTACTTGTTGCAAAAGATTTGTCCCCACCAAACACCATTAATGGAACATTAAAGCAACCGATTGATTACTCACTTATATGGACCAGTGAAAATCTTGGCATCAAACAAGACACCAATGTCTATGTTTGGACACCAGCAGCTCCTGATGGGTACTAAGctattttatatatttgcaTTACATATTCTTACTTTAAACTTTCTAAATTtctgttttttgttattttcattcATATTCTTAATTTAATCAATCATGCTAGATATATACAAATATTCAGTCATCAAATCAGCAAttcatataaaatacatattaaaaataagttaaataacaAGATATATTTATATCTAATACGTATTATTGATTTaatgacaaatttttttttgtacatataataattttgtaatttaatttgttaaatattGATATCAAAGATCAATTTTTGGCATAAAAGAAATGGAGCAAATTATAATAAagtgaagaaaaatattaacaaagaaAAAGTTACATATTTTTTCCCATTAGATTGTGGTAATTATGtatcatattatattatattgtatTTGAAGACGCATGTTTGTATTTGTACATAATAGGTACAAAGCTGTTGGGCATGTTGTGACAACTTCAGCGGACAAACCTGCCCTTAACAAAGTGATGTGTGTGAGGATAGACCTTACCGACCAATGTGAGAAGAATTCAGTGATCTGGAATGGTCCCAATGGCATAAATTTTTTTGAGGCAAGGCCAAGCAATAGAGGAACTCAATCTCCTAGCGTTCAAGTAGGAACATTTGTTGCACAAAATGTTAATGCCACTGGCCCTCTAACAATTTCATGCCTTAAAAACACCAAAAGCATTGCATCATCAATGCCTAATGTGCAACAAATTGAGGCTATAGTTAAGGCTTATTCTCCAATTATGTACTTGCATCCTCATGAAGAATTCCTTCCTTCTTCAGTCAATTGGTTTTTCTCAAATGGAGCATTGCTATTCACAAGAGGGAACGAGTCGAATCCGGTCGCAATAGCGCAGAATGGAACCAACCTACCTCAGGATCCGAACAATGATGGTGCTTTTTGGCTTGACCTTCCGGCCGACGCAGCCAACAAAGATAGGGTCAAGAAGGGAAATTTGGAAAGTGCAAGAAGCTACATACATGTGAAACCAATGCTTGGTGGAACTTTTAGTGACATTGCAATGTGGGTTTTCTACCCGTTCAATGGGCCTGCAAGGGCAAAAGTGGATTTCTTTAATATTAACTTGGGGAAAATAGGTGAACATGTTGGTGATTGGGAGCATGTTACATTAAGGGTAAGTAATTTCAATGGAGAATTATGGCAAATGTACTTCTCACAACATAGTCATGGTCAATGGGTTGAAGCCTCACAACTTGAGTTCCATAGTGGGAACAATAATAACAAGCCTGTGGTTTATTCTTCTTTGCATGGACATGCATGTTACCCACACGCTGGCCTTGTTTTGCAAGGAACAAGTTCTATTGGTGTGAGGAATGATACTGATTCAAGTAACATTGTCATGGATTTGGGGCTACATGACTTGGTTTCTGCTGAGTATTTGGGTTCTCAAGTTGTGGAACCTCCATGGCTTAACTATTTTAGAGAATGGGGTCCAAAAGTTGATTATGACATTGATGATGAGTTGAAGAAAGTGGCTAAAGCATTGCCTGGGAGGTTGAGATCTCTTTTAGACAAGGTTGTGAAGAGTTTGCCAAGTGAAGTGTTAGGAGAAGAAGGCCCAACTGGTCCTAAGGTGAAGAATAATTGGAATGGAGATGAGGTTTAGATATTATATATTCTACACATGTATATCTTGCTTCCTAATTCTTTTAAAGCTCCAATATTGATCTATAACAAatttattgcatttaatttgtCATTTTGGAACTTTTTGTTTTTAGCATGGTTCTGAGTAAGGTTACgaaaaccggaccggtcaaCAGACCGATAGAGTGACTAGTTCACTGGTTCAATAATTCGACTGGAATTCAACCGGAATTCaatcggtttaattaaatattaaataaaattattaaaatttaaatatataatctcaaatatttaaaaaatatcatcaatcattaataaaattattttagaaaatttaacaTAACGCCAACTATCatcaaaatttatcaaaattcaaGAGAGCAGTAAAGCACCATAACAAAATTATGCCAGATTTCCTAAAATCAACCATCAACAATTATtccaatttcataaaaattataaaaaccaaaaactTAACACACTTAACAGTTTAACACAGAGGCAGCAACAAGCCAACAACACTATTCTCCCCCTCGCAAGAAATCAGCAATCCTCATCAATCAGCAACAAAAgtataaaacaagaaaatcttttaaaataattttttataattcaaaaatagaaaaaatcagAATCCGGAGACAAAAATTACACCATTAATCCAAACTCGGCCATCATACCACCATCAACACTAACTCAGAAGTAAAAGAAACAGCAACCAAGAATCAGATTTCAGTACctcaataaaattaataaaataagcaaCCATAAATTGAAGCAAACATAGATTTGAatcattaaaatacaaaaactcaaattcatataaattaacaaaagaaaaaaaatgaagcaGAGTTACAGACGACAGAGGAATCAAGCTGACATCGAAGGAAGGGCAAAACAGGCGGCGAAGAAAGAACGAAATTCAACTACTGGCAAGGGAGGAACGGCGAGACAGAGACGAGGATCGAGCAAGTCCACGATGAAGAAGACGAAGACGATGGAGGAATCCAACCGCCCACACTTCGATCTGCAAGTCCACGACGAAGAAGACGAAGACGATGTAGTGAAGACGGTCACGAGCTTCGATCTGCAAGTGTAAAGGCCACGACGTGGAGGAGAAGAGAATGGACGGCCAACAGCTTTGAGCTAACCCTCTGTTTGTCACTGCTGGCGGCGAGGCACCCTCTGGCTAACAAGAAGAGTCGGCGACGGCGGAGGCGGTGGCTGCTGGCTGAGAGAGAAGAGGAGCTGCTGGTTGAAagagagagggggagagggTAGTGCCGTAGTGGGTTAGAGTTTTTTCTGAAGGAGGGGAATTGGGAAATTAGGTATTTATAggtccattttcttttttttttttaattataattttgaaaaCCGTTAAAAAACCGACCAGTTTTATCGGTTCACCGGTTAACCGTCGGTTCGACCGATTTTTTATCAGTTTTTTGTCAAACGGTTTCTGACCTTATCCGGACCGGCTAGGTGACCGGTTCCCGGTTAATCCGATTGAACCGGCCGATCCggttcgattttcagaaccatggTTCTGAGAACCAAATCGTGGGCTAATTTAGTTGGGTTATCTAGGAATCAATTATGTGGTCACCGTTGATCTAGTTTAACGTAAAAATTAGTTGATAGTGAATTAATTCAAGAATTGGTAAATTGATTGAACTAGTCTGGTTTTtactaaaaaatcaatttaaaaagttaatgatttttttagaaaaaatattattttattatatttaatttaattctgattgaatctctaaattttataatttataacttCACTGATTCAATGTCCGATTCAATTATTTTACAACCAACTATGGTTGAATATATAGAGAGAATACTATGTGTAATATATGTTTCTGCAAAAATATCTGTTGGAATTTGGTGAACTTAACTatgattaaaataataactaaacatTATTGAATTAATTGTTTGTGTGATATATTTGATTTAGtgtacaaaaaattaatttaattaaagctGGCCCAAGAAGTTATTACCCAAACCCAAAAGCACACACAATGGTCCAAGGAAATAATTCTGCTACCATAACAATTCCTTCCATCAGAAACAAATCAAGCCTCTAGTCAAATGAAGGAAATCAAATTTGGCTCAAATAAAGATCCAAGTCCAATTCAGTGACAACATCCAAATCCATCTCATTTCAACCAAGTCACTAATCggataaataaattgaaattcatCTGAAACATTTTTCTTCACCCACCGAACcaaattctctcttttttctctttcttttctttcctgtCACATCACTTTCTAtaccaagaagaaagaaaaaggaaacattTGGAGCTAGgataaagagaaaaacaaaaagcttgtttctattctcaagcaagaagaaaaagaaaaatgggctacaacaagagagaagatctcaatgAACAGAGGATCACAAAAGGTGATTTTTTCATTTgtacttcaataaaaaattgtaaaaaaatccTCTATGTCTCAAGCACCATTCAAGAAACTATGAAAATAGTGAAGTCAAAAGTGCTCAGTGGTTCATCAACGATCAAGAAATAAACTTGGGGCCAAAGCAAAGATCAATGGCCCAGATTCAAGAAGCTTGAAGAAAAAGGTTGAAAGAGAAAGGTACGGGTTGCATATCAATGCCTTAGTCTGCTCTCTCTCCTCTGATCACGCCGCTGCAGATTCTGATCGTTGTAGAAGAAGACAAACCAAGTGCTGAAGATGGTTCAAACCTTGAAAGCTTCACTCCTCTATAATAGGGATGAAAGGCTAAggattgaaaaaaaagagagaaagagcacTAGTTTTGGTCTTCATAGCTCCCTGAGCTATTCTTATTCTTCTCCTTAATGATTTTCACTTTGTAGTTTTTTTTCTCAGTTAGTCTGTCTGAGTTTCATTGGAAAAAAGGCAAACatggtgaggtttgtaagaaaaagtcaatgagtgaaaaaaggcagagagctAAGCTTGGAGAAAAAGCCTAAGTTATTTAAGAAATCCTTTGTTAGTATTTCTATTTTGTGTCATGATCCTGAGGGTAtttccttgcaagttgggttagcactttgtaGTTGAAAGTTAGGGTGAGTCCTAGTCAAGTTCAAGCTGGGTTAGGATCTagacttgtcccagataggattgGGGTAtatcctagggagaattggtgattgtaatctattcaaaagatagtgaaattttatcattgttgtgatggagatgGGATGTAGCCTATATTACACTAGATAGCCGAATCAGGATACATTTGTGTGTCACTCTCTACTCTCTTCTCTATTAAAGGTTCTGCTACAtaggaaacaaaaataaagtatcTCCTGATTTCTCTACTCAGCAACGTTTCACTGTTACTATTCTTTCAAGCAACTCTGTTCTGGCTCCTACCGTGTCAGGAGACAAAATCAAAGTATCTCTTGTATTCTCTTAGCCGAAAGAAAAGCTACAGGTAAAGTTAAAAAAGAGGCCAAGATTCAACCTcctttctcttagccactgattaccatcaattggtatTAGAGCTTGGTCTTACAGAGATCAAGCTTTGTAGCTTGGGGGAAAGATCCTGATGGCAAACAACAACAGTTCCAACACGGTGGCATATACTCTGACAGAAGGACAATCAAACAACAGACCTCCATTCTTTCATGGTAAAAACtacaattattgaaaagaaataATGAAGATCTTTGTTTAATTGGTGGACTATAATCTATGGAAGATAATTATGAACGGTCCACAACTCCCTATAAAGACTGGTGCTGATAGGGTTGTCACTCCCAAGACTGAAGGTGAATGGAATGAAGACAAGAAGAAGGTGGAACTCAATGCCAAAGCTATCAACATGCTAAACTGTACTATCAGCTTCGAGGAATACTGAAAAGTTTCAAGATGCAAACCAGCAAAGGAGATCTGGGATAAGCTCAAAGTCACACACGAAGGCACTACTCAAGTCAAACAAACCAGAATTGACATGCTATGTAAAAAATACGAGTATTCTCTATGAAAGAAAGAGAGTCCATTGATGATATGTTTGAAAGGTTCTCTATCATCATCAACGGCTTAGATGCTATGAGGATTAGACACTCTGAACAAGTGCTAGCGAGAAAGGTCCTAAGGAGTCTAACAAAAGAGTGAAAAACTAAGGTTACAGTCATATCTGAGAGTGGTAACCTTAGTCAAATGACTTGCAATGAACTGAGAGGAAAATTACTTGCTTATGAGATCACTcacttaaaaaatgttacaaaaaagaaaagagtggCTCTCAAATCATGTATTGAGTCAATGGGTGATGAATTCAATGATAATTTATCAGATGACAAATTTGTGCTTTTTGCCAGAAAACTTAGGAGAATGATGAAACTAAGAGGAAGAAGCAAGGGAAACAACTCAAGAGGACCAAAGAAGGACCTAAGCAAGGTCATTTGCCACAACTGTACAGAACTGAAACACTACAAATATGATTGTCCAAAATTGAATAAAGAAGACAAGTTCCAACAAGATAAGAAGAAGGGGCTTATGGCCTCTTGGGAAGATCTGGAGAATGATTCCGATGAAGATGAAGATTCAGACAACAACTCTCAAGCCTGCTTTATGGCTGACCACAGCCAACCTGATGAGGTAATTTTTATTGAGCCTTCTAATAAAGACCTTCATCTCATGGTTGATCATCTCACTGAAAAATTAAGAACTTTTCTGAACCAATGTCATGAacttgaaaatgaaaatgacatCCTAAAGGCTGAAAATGCTTtcctaaaaagaaaaagtaggggAAGCCGAAACCACTATTGATCTCAAGAGGTTTAAGGCTAAACTTAGAGGTTGTGAAAAATAGCACTCTGTTATTGCATACTTGAATTGTTTTGAAGAGAATGAATGGTTACATAAAGAGGTTAAAGGTTTAAGACAAGATctagcaaaatttgctcaaagttctgaaaatttggATAAACTGTTAGCTAGTCAAAGACCTCTTTATGAAAAAGCTGATTTGGATTATTGTgaaagattaaaatttattttcaaaacttcaCAATTTGAAAATGTGGCATCCACTTCTAAAGACACAAGATTTCAAAACCCAATTCACCTTAAAAAATCAGCAATTAATAAATTCTGTCACATATGCAATAAAAATGGTCATTTTCCTATTCCATGTTtcatttttgaaagaaaaattagtgataaagttttcaaaatagttGACAAATACAATGTACTGGGTCAGCAAAGATGGTTTAACATTAAAGGATCcaaaaagatttggatacctaaggttacTTAAGAGCTTTGTACAAGTTTGCCTAGCATTCAAAAATAAGGGTGACATGTGGTACTTGGATAgtggatgctctaggcatatgactgGAAAGTCTACGTTCTTTATCAAACTTGATAAATACGATGGAGGCTTTATAACTTTTGGTGACAATAGTAAAGAAAAATTGTGGCCATAGGTAAAGTTGGTAAGggtttctcttctttccttAATGATGTATTTTTAGTTGACGGACTGAAACACAATCTTTTAAGAATTAGTCAATTATGTGATTAGGATATTTGGTTATCTTTATGAAATTGGAATGCTTAGTTGTGTGTGAGAAATCCGGTGAAATTTTGTTTGAAGCTAAAAGGtgcaacaatgtgtatggacTTACTTTAGAGAActaaaagaacaaaatgtagCATGTTTCACTTCTATGAACTCCAAAAAATGGTTATGGCATAAGAAATTAGGATATGCAAGCATGTTTCGAATTTCTAAACTTGTAAAGAAAAATTTGGTTAGAggtttttctaatataaaatttgacaaagacatcacttgtgatgcttgtcaattagGTAAACAAACTAAACTTCTTTTAAGCCCAAGGATGACATCTCAACTAAAAGGCGATTGAAAATGCtacacattgatctttttggtcctactagaaCTCAAAACTTAGGTGGCAAATATTATGGTTTAGTAGTGGTTGATGACTATACTAGATATATATGGGTTCTTTCTTAactcataaaaatgatgctttcAATACTTTTTCAACTCTTTGCAAAAAGATCCAAaatgaaaaggttttgaaaattatttgcaTAAGAAGTGATAATGGAAAAGAGCTTGAAAATTAAGATTTTGAAACTTTTTGtgatgaatttaaaatttttcataatttttcgtGTCCTAGAACCTCCAATAAAATAGGATTATTGAAAGGAGAAATAGAAGTCTCCAAAAAATGGCTAGGGCTATGCTATGTGTAAATGAAGTTCTTAAATTCCTTTGGGTAGAATCTGTTAACACAGCTTGCTATATCTTGAATAGGATcatcattagaaaagggttaaagaaaactcTATATGAGTTTTGGAAAGGGGTACCACCAAATCTCAAGtactttcatatttttggatgcaaatattttttattaaacactAAATATAATCTTGAAAAAAttgatccaaaatcttatgaGAACATCTTTTTTGGTTACTCAACCACTAGTAAAGCATATTGAGTTTATCTCAAAGAACATAGAACTATAGAGGAATCTATAcatcttttattttgtgatACTAACACTCTTACAAGTGGTGTTGTAGAAGATGATGCAGGAACTGAAGATGAATTAAGCTCAcaaaaagatcaagaaaatgaTACATTTGTTCCAACTGTGGAAAATGCTGGCTCTATCTCTACAGatcaaaattcaagagacaattcTGTTTTGTCTCCCACTGAAGCTAGAGATTCTAGAACTGTGAATCCTGCAGAATCAAATCAAGGCCAAACTGAAATTTCT comes from the Arachis duranensis cultivar V14167 chromosome 7, aradu.V14167.gnm2.J7QH, whole genome shotgun sequence genome and includes:
- the LOC107458883 gene encoding hypothetical protein At1g04090, producing MWKGPNYPMSGVKYESGSVVFMLFFLSTTLTTITRAMEVPKITQRFHFPGNPFKKKHFLPPPPVPIQKKFNLPAAVPVWPPGNGFSNGSIDLGGLQVSQITTFNKVWASQEGGAENQGATIFEPSGIPQGFSMLGSYSQPNNKALFGWVLVAKDLSPPNTINGTLKQPIDYSLIWTSENLGIKQDTNVYVWTPAAPDGYKAVGHVVTTSADKPALNKVMCVRIDLTDQCEKNSVIWNGPNGINFFEARPSNRGTQSPSVQVGTFVAQNVNATGPLTISCLKNTKSIASSMPNVQQIEAIVKAYSPIMYLHPHEEFLPSSVNWFFSNGALLFTRGNESNPVAIAQNGTNLPQDPNNDGAFWLDLPADAANKDRVKKGNLESARSYIHVKPMLGGTFSDIAMWVFYPFNGPARAKVDFFNINLGKIGEHVGDWEHVTLRVSNFNGELWQMYFSQHSHGQWVEASQLEFHSGNNNNKPVVYSSLHGHACYPHAGLVLQGTSSIGVRNDTDSSNIVMDLGLHDLVSAEYLGSQVVEPPWLNYFREWGPKVDYDIDDELKKVAKALPGRLRSLLDKVVKSLPSEVLGEEGPTGPKVKNNWNGDEV